From Penicillium psychrofluorescens genome assembly, chromosome: 1, one genomic window encodes:
- a CDS encoding uncharacterized protein (ID:PFLUO_001004-T1.cds;~source:funannotate): MSNTQVGPVFERVIQEVCDASQVDFEESGVDQQTLHDLKETWQNKLSSVNVAHFPWDPPPPQPAPPQSQNSVLPATATVPSNAPRPNPPQVQQHVPVSLPPVSAPAAAANMAQMPRIKTEPGSNGQVGLPPHMNNPMPAHTLNPQSARDRAVHQIQQKYGAAAATSVNQMQNHHPGPMGMPAQMHPHAQYAANGQMPAIKTEPGYPATTQPNMGQTDGADDALADWKAEVARRREAAAAQNGQGDRILRTQLKQRMLEMEAGGLLRPLDEHEPESSSRAARRALAANMPADESVTPSIPGQFDGADGEVKEEADEDAINSDLDDPDDLVAGEQDDDEPDGQVMLCTYDKVQRVKNKWKCTLKDGILTSGGKEYVFHKGQGEFEW; encoded by the exons ATGTCCAACACTCAAGTG GGACCTGTGTTCGAACGCGTCATTCAGGAAGTCTGCGATGCTTCCCAAGTCGATTTTGAGGAGAGTGGTGTCGATCAGCAGACACTGCATGATCTGAAAGAG ACCTGGCAAAATAAGCTCTCTTCGGTCAACGTCGCCCACTTCCCTTGggatcctcctccaccccagCCCGCTCCTCCTCAGTCCCAAAACTCCGTCCTCCCTGCCACGGCTACTGTACCGTCCAACGCTCCTCGCCCAAATCCTCCCCAGGTACAACAACATGTCCCGGTGTCACTCCCGCCCGTGTCGGCTCCCGCGGCTGCCGCGAATATGGCCCAGATGCCCCGCATCAAGACTGAGCCGGGATCCAACGGCCAGGTCGGTCTGCCTCCTCACATGAACAACCCAATGCCCGCGCACACCCTCAACCCGCAGTCGGCTCGTGACCGCGCCGTCCACCAAATCCAGCAAAAGTACGGtgccgcagcagcgacttCTGTGAATCAAATGCAGAACCATCACCCGGGTCCGATGGGCATGCCGGCCCAGATGCACCCGCATGCTCAATATGCCGCCAATGGACAGATGCCCGCGATCAAAACGGAACCGGGCTATCCCGCAACCACGCAGCCCAATATGGGACAGACCGACGGCGCAGATGATGCACTGGCAGACTGGAAAGCGGAGGTCGCTCGCCGGCGAGAGGCAGCCGCGGCACAGAACGGACAAGGAGATCGTATTCTCCGTACACAGTTGAAGCAGCGAATGCTCGAAATGGAGGCCGGTGGTCTTCTTCGTCCCTTGGATGAACACGAGCCCGAGTCCTCTTCTCGTGCGGCTCGCCGCGCTCTGGCTGCAAACATGCCAGCCGATGAGTCAGTGACTCCAAGCATTCCAGGACAGTTTGACGGCGCAGACGGCGAGgtcaaggaagaggcagacGAAGACGCTATCAACTCGGATCTGGATGACCCGGACGATCTCGTTGCCGGAGAAcaggacgacgacgagccAGATGGACAGGTCATGCTGTGCACGTACGACAAGGTCCAACGGGTCAAGAATAAGTGGAAGTGCACATTGAAAGACGGCATCTTGACGTCGGGCGGCAAGGA ATATGTCTTCCACAAAGGCCAAGGCGAGTTTGAGTGGTAG
- a CDS encoding uncharacterized protein (ID:PFLUO_001005-T1.cds;~source:funannotate) — protein MATASISTPVKSHRGLFSSKTAGGRMPLTPSPRHASPFTPPRQADAGRSTSGQSVYGGDLSSYFAKSVSKTSRTYRDSPKSNIARTRKSPKHLELGVSDWTLTGTGASCTQSPSKERTRRELPTRARPSKTTVRISHNAGDRFIPNRTASEGLATHGTAKPDENQRPKTSGSEGSSVLTSAASAFDIGGRGSDEDLTAALENMGLDDNEPSSAYSRPAPDAVAYESSLANACGVSLNTRILAYKPAPPESSKPIDLRAQYNRPLKPAKSSATQFRRRVQTAPERVLDAPGLVDDYYLNLLDWSSGNQVAIGLERNVYVWSAESGTVSSLLETSPDTYISSVKWSGDGAYVGVGLGTGEVQIWDVEEGTKLRSMYGHDSRVGVMGWNKHTLSTGARSGLVFNHDVRIADHKVAELVSHTSEVCGLEWRSDGAQLATGGNDNLVNIWDARSLSAPKFTKTNHRAAVKALSWCPWQLNLLATGGGSYDRHIHFWNTTTGARTNSIDTGSQVTSLRWSNHYREIVSSSGFPDNSLSIWSYPTLVRNVEIPAHETRVLHSSLSPDGQMLATAAADESLKFWKVFERKAGTSASAAREGGVGSKAQMTKSMTIR, from the coding sequence ATGGCAACTGCATCGATTTCCACCCCTGTGAAAAGCCATCGTGGCCTTTTCTCCTCCAAGACTGCTGGCGGTCGCATGCCGTTGACACCCTCGCCTCGTCACGCTTCGCCCTTTACTCCTCCTCGTCAGGCTGATGCAGGACGGAGCACATCTGGGCAGTCCGTTTATGGGGGGGACTTGTCTTCCTACTTTGCCAAGTCGGTCTCCAAGACCTCGCGGACATACCGTGATTCCCCCAAGTCAAACATCGCCCGGACTCGCAAGTCGCCAAAGCACCTCGAGCTAGGGGTTTCCGACTGGACTCTGACTGGGACTGGCGCCTCTTGCACACAATCCCCCTCCAAGGAGCGCACACGCCGGGAGCTCCCCACCCGGGCAAGACCCAGCAAGACAACGGTGCGCATTTCTCACAACGCTGGTGATCGGTTTATTCCCAACCGCACCGCCAGCGAAGGTCTGGCCACCCATGGCACTGCAAAGCCGGACGAGAACCAGCGCCCCAAGACCAGTGGTAGCGAGGGGTCTTCTGTGCTGACTAGCGCAGCCAGCGCCTTTGACATTGGTGGCCGTGGTTCCGACGAGGATCTCACTGCAGCCCTGGAGAACATGGGTCTGGATGACAATGAGCCATCATCGGCTTATTCTCGGCCCGCTCCCGATGCCGTTGCCTACGAGTCATCGCTGGCCAATGCCTGTGGCGTGAGCTTAAACACTCGCATTCTTGCCTACAAGCCTGCACCTCCAGAGTCATCCAAGCCGATTGATCTGCGTGCTCAGTACAACCGGCCCCTCAAGCCCGCCAAGTCTTCGGCTACGCAGTTCCGTCGTCGGGTGCAAACTGCCCCCGAGCGAGTTCTTGATGCTCCCGGCCTTGTGGATGACTACTACCTGAACCTTCTCGACTGGAGCTCTGGAAACCAGGTCGCTATTGGTCTGGAGCGAAATGTCTACGTCTGGTCTGCCGAGTCTGGTACCGTGAGCTCTCTGCTTGAGACTTCCCCCGACACCTACATCAGCAGTGTCAAGTGGAGCGGCGACGGTGCCTATGTGGGTGTTGGTCTTGGAACCGGTGAGGTCCAGATCTGGGACGTTGAGGAGGGTACCAAGCTCCGCAGCATGTACGGCCATGACTCTCGCGTTGGTGTCATGGGCTGGAACAAGCACACACTGTCCACTGGCGCCCGCAGCGGCCTCGTGTTCAACCACGATGTGCGCATTGCCGACCACAAGGTTGCCGAGCTCGTCTCTCACACCTCCGAGGTCTGCGGTCTGGAATGGCGCTCCGACGGAGCCCAGCTCGCTACTGGTGGAAATGACAACCTTGTCAACATCTGGGATGCTCGCTCCCTCTCTGCCCCCAAGTTCACCAAGACCAACCACCGTGCCGCCGTCAAGGCCCTCAGCTGGTGCCCCTGGCAATTGAACCTGCTCGCCACCGGCGGTGGCTCCTACGATCGTCATATCCACTTCTGgaacaccaccaccggtGCCCGCACCAACAGCATCGACACCGGCTCCCAGGTGACTAGCCTGCGGTGGAGCAACCACTACCGCGAGATCGTCAGCTCCAGCGGCTTCCCGGACAACTCGCTCAGCATCTGGAGCTACCCGACCCTGGTGCGCAACGTCGAGATCCCCGCCCACGAGACTCGTGTCCTGCACAGCAGCCTTAGCCCTGATGGCCAGATGCTGGCCACTGCCGCCGCGGATGAGAGCTTGAAGTTCTGGAAGGTGTTTGAGCGCAAGGCCGGCACCAGTGCCTCGGCTGCTCGGGAGGGAGGTGTGGGCAGTAAGGCCCAGATGACCAAGTCCATGACCATTCGGTAG